A region of Stigmatopora nigra isolate UIUO_SnigA chromosome 6, RoL_Snig_1.1, whole genome shotgun sequence DNA encodes the following proteins:
- the dcaf15 gene encoding DDB1- and CUL4-associated factor 15 isoform X1 yields MAPSAKSGQNDSKHKTQRRYKDHIVKCLVRGKLSGHFPQHQFRKLAPRVCIPLKNIVNEEFLRAGHIFLGFTKCGRYILSYTRDCGEDDDFSFYTYHLYWWEFNLHSRLKQVQHVQLFAGEEIYNDLYLTVCGWPYDQSKIVIFGFNRLKSCLHTRCNLFSSLLMNLMSAENYRDIYITIASMPSPHSCQACCPLASAPSASNGSGGCLEHGYVLNSRYQVVYPFPTFQPAFHLKKDQVILLNTSYSLVACAISLCRGKEGKSSQILYTKRASLSHCSSTSASPDTSAGSPERQSTESKLVPTPLSPRQSQTVMRAREFAADLFRRAQGGGGGGKEGPSKVTVVNDRQERPDCPRMTQVEKQSCSTEKLTIGQSSAQSSEETPCLASSSTLPSPPPTPSTSQEPEHGEPGYVNYSCLHYCLQSGLLEQNPGAHTGYEDEKVQLAFTVTDLKGRSLQLVSDPHDRQSVRVEQLTLDFEYLINEVIRRDAAWASQFCSFSDYDVVILEVCPETNTVIISIGLLLLAFSPSEHCRPNTYHSNLQVSWDLNTGVCCTVGVGDLTEVKGQTSGRVWSSYRKSCVNTLMKKWLIPESSSRYINRLTNEGLHTGTSLQVLADSDRCTWIVL; encoded by the exons ATGGCGCCCAGTGCGAAATCAGGACAGAATGATAGCAAGCACAAAACACAAAGAAGATACAAAGACCACATCGTAAAATGTCTTGTGCGAGGGAAG CTTTCAGGACACTTTCCTCAGCATCAGTTCAGAAAACTCGCTCCTCGTGTATGTATTCCATTAAAGAATATTGTCAATGAGGAATTCCTAAGAGCAGG GCATATCTTTCTCGGCTTCACCAAGTGTGGCCGCTATATTCTGTCCTACACCAGGGATTGTGGTGAAGATGATGATTTCTCTTTCTACACCTACCATTTATATTGGTGGGAGTTCAATCTTCACAGTAGACttaagcag GTCCAACATGTCCAACTGTTTGCAGGCGAGGAAATCTACAATGACCTTTATCTGACTGTGTGCGGATGGCCGTATGACCAGTCTAAAATTGTCATCTTTGGTTTTAA TAGATTGAAATCCTGTTTGCATACTCGGTGCAACCTGTTCAGCTCTCTCCTGATGAACTTGATGAGCGCCGAGAACTACAGAGATATCTACATTACCATCGCCTCCATGCCGTCCCCGCATTCTTGTCAAGCCTGCTGTCCACTAGCCTCGGCGCCATCGGCGAGCAATG GGAGTGGCGGGTGTCTGGAGCATGGTTACGTCCTCAACAGCAGGTATCAGGTGGTGTACCCCTTCCCCACCTTCCAGCCTGCTTTCCATCTGAAGAAGGACCAGGTCATCCTGTTGAACACGAGCTATTCTCTGGTGGCGTGTGCGATATCGCTGTgccgag GAAAAGAGGGCAAGTCGTCACAGATTCTTTACACAAAGCGAGCATCTTTGTCACATTGTTCGTCCACATCGGCCTCTCCTGACACTTCAGCGGGGTCTCCCGAGAGACAATCAACGGAAAGCAAATTAGTGCCGACTCCCCTCTCTCCCCGCCAATCCCAAACTGTGATGCGAGCACGGGAATTTGCAGCCGACCTCTTTCGACGGGCTCagggcggcgggggcggcggaAAAGAAGGCCCATCCAAAGTAACGGTAGTAAACGATCGGCAAGAGCGACCGGATTGCCCCCGAATGACGCAGGTAGAAAAGCAAAGTTGCTCAACAGAGAAATTAACAATTGGACAGAGCTCCGCGCAGTCGTCAGAAGAAACGCCGTGTCTGGCGTCCTCCTCAACGTTGCCTTCACCTCCTCCCACGCCATCTACGTCTCAGGAGCCAGAACACGGCGAGCCTGGATATGTTAACTACTCGTGTTTGCACTACTGTCTCCAGTCGGGCTTATTGGAGCAGAATCCGGGGGCCCACACAG GTTACGAAGATGAAAAAGTACAGCTGGCGTTCACAGTCACCGATCTCAAAGGGCGGAGCCTGCAACTGGTCAGCGACCCACACGACAGACAG aGCGTACGTGTGGAGCAGCTGACTCTGGACTTTGAATATCTCATTAATGAGGTGATCAGGAGAGATGCGGCATGGGCGTCACAGTTCTGCTCTTTCAGCGATTACGACGTGGTCATTTTAGAG GTGTGTCCAGAGACCAACACGGTCATCATCAGCATCGGCCTGCTGTTATTGGCCTTTTCTCCCTCAGAGCATTGCAG GCCCAATACATACCATTCAAACCTGCAAGTCAGTTGGGACCTAAACACTGGTGTGTGTTGCACTGTGGGTGTCGGTGACCTGACAGAAGTCAAAGGTCAAACCAG CGGGCGCGTGTGGAGCTCTTACAGAAAGTCGTGCGTGAACACACTGATGAAGAAGTGGCTCATTCCCGAAAGCAGCTCGCGCTACATCAACCGTTTGACCAACGAAGGATTACATACAG GAACTTCGCTTCAAGTATTGGCCGATAGCGACAGATGTACTTGGATTGTTCTGTGA
- the dcaf15 gene encoding DDB1- and CUL4-associated factor 15 isoform X4, with the protein MAPSAKSGQNDSKHKTQRRYKDHIVKCLVRGKLSGHFPQHQFRKLAPRVCIPLKNIVNEEFLRAGHIFLGFTKCGRYILSYTRDCGEDDDFSFYTYHLYWWEFNLHSRLKQVQHVQLFAGEEIYNDLYLTVCGWPYDQSKIVIFGFNRLKSCLHTRCNLFSSLLMNLMSAENYRDIYITIASMPSPHSCQACCPLASAPSASNGSGGCLEHGYVLNSRYQVVYPFPTFQPAFHLKKDQVILLNTSYSLVACAISLCRGKEGKSSQILYTKRASLSHCSSTSASPDTSAGSPERQSTESKLVPTPLSPRQSQTVMRAREFAADLFRRAQGGGGGGKEGPSKVTSSAQSSEETPCLASSSTLPSPPPTPSTSQEPEHGEPGYVNYSCLHYCLQSGLLEQNPGAHTGYEDEKVQLAFTVTDLKGRSLQLVSDPHDRQSVRVEQLTLDFEYLINEVIRRDAAWASQFCSFSDYDVVILEVCPETNTVIISIGLLLLAFSPSEHCRPNTYHSNLQVSWDLNTGVCCTVGVGDLTEVKGQTSGRVWSSYRKSCVNTLMKKWLIPESSSRYINRLTNEGLHTGTSLQVLADSDRCTWIVL; encoded by the exons ATGGCGCCCAGTGCGAAATCAGGACAGAATGATAGCAAGCACAAAACACAAAGAAGATACAAAGACCACATCGTAAAATGTCTTGTGCGAGGGAAG CTTTCAGGACACTTTCCTCAGCATCAGTTCAGAAAACTCGCTCCTCGTGTATGTATTCCATTAAAGAATATTGTCAATGAGGAATTCCTAAGAGCAGG GCATATCTTTCTCGGCTTCACCAAGTGTGGCCGCTATATTCTGTCCTACACCAGGGATTGTGGTGAAGATGATGATTTCTCTTTCTACACCTACCATTTATATTGGTGGGAGTTCAATCTTCACAGTAGACttaagcag GTCCAACATGTCCAACTGTTTGCAGGCGAGGAAATCTACAATGACCTTTATCTGACTGTGTGCGGATGGCCGTATGACCAGTCTAAAATTGTCATCTTTGGTTTTAA TAGATTGAAATCCTGTTTGCATACTCGGTGCAACCTGTTCAGCTCTCTCCTGATGAACTTGATGAGCGCCGAGAACTACAGAGATATCTACATTACCATCGCCTCCATGCCGTCCCCGCATTCTTGTCAAGCCTGCTGTCCACTAGCCTCGGCGCCATCGGCGAGCAATG GGAGTGGCGGGTGTCTGGAGCATGGTTACGTCCTCAACAGCAGGTATCAGGTGGTGTACCCCTTCCCCACCTTCCAGCCTGCTTTCCATCTGAAGAAGGACCAGGTCATCCTGTTGAACACGAGCTATTCTCTGGTGGCGTGTGCGATATCGCTGTgccgag GAAAAGAGGGCAAGTCGTCACAGATTCTTTACACAAAGCGAGCATCTTTGTCACATTGTTCGTCCACATCGGCCTCTCCTGACACTTCAGCGGGGTCTCCCGAGAGACAATCAACGGAAAGCAAATTAGTGCCGACTCCCCTCTCTCCCCGCCAATCCCAAACTGTGATGCGAGCACGGGAATTTGCAGCCGACCTCTTTCGACGGGCTCagggcggcgggggcggcggaAAAGAAGGCCCATCCAAAGTAACG AGCTCCGCGCAGTCGTCAGAAGAAACGCCGTGTCTGGCGTCCTCCTCAACGTTGCCTTCACCTCCTCCCACGCCATCTACGTCTCAGGAGCCAGAACACGGCGAGCCTGGATATGTTAACTACTCGTGTTTGCACTACTGTCTCCAGTCGGGCTTATTGGAGCAGAATCCGGGGGCCCACACAG GTTACGAAGATGAAAAAGTACAGCTGGCGTTCACAGTCACCGATCTCAAAGGGCGGAGCCTGCAACTGGTCAGCGACCCACACGACAGACAG aGCGTACGTGTGGAGCAGCTGACTCTGGACTTTGAATATCTCATTAATGAGGTGATCAGGAGAGATGCGGCATGGGCGTCACAGTTCTGCTCTTTCAGCGATTACGACGTGGTCATTTTAGAG GTGTGTCCAGAGACCAACACGGTCATCATCAGCATCGGCCTGCTGTTATTGGCCTTTTCTCCCTCAGAGCATTGCAG GCCCAATACATACCATTCAAACCTGCAAGTCAGTTGGGACCTAAACACTGGTGTGTGTTGCACTGTGGGTGTCGGTGACCTGACAGAAGTCAAAGGTCAAACCAG CGGGCGCGTGTGGAGCTCTTACAGAAAGTCGTGCGTGAACACACTGATGAAGAAGTGGCTCATTCCCGAAAGCAGCTCGCGCTACATCAACCGTTTGACCAACGAAGGATTACATACAG GAACTTCGCTTCAAGTATTGGCCGATAGCGACAGATGTACTTGGATTGTTCTGTGA
- the dcaf15 gene encoding DDB1- and CUL4-associated factor 15 isoform X3, whose amino-acid sequence MAPSAKSGQNDSKHKTQRRYKDHIVKCLVRGKLSGHFPQHQFRKLAPRVCIPLKNIVNEEFLRAGHIFLGFTKCGRYILSYTRDCGEDDDFSFYTYHLYWWEFNLHSRLKQVQHVQLFAGEEIYNDLYLTVCGWPYDQSKIVIFGFNSLLMNLMSAENYRDIYITIASMPSPHSCQACCPLASAPSASNGSGGCLEHGYVLNSRYQVVYPFPTFQPAFHLKKDQVILLNTSYSLVACAISLCRGKEGKSSQILYTKRASLSHCSSTSASPDTSAGSPERQSTESKLVPTPLSPRQSQTVMRAREFAADLFRRAQGGGGGGKEGPSKVTVVNDRQERPDCPRMTQVEKQSCSTEKLTIGQSSAQSSEETPCLASSSTLPSPPPTPSTSQEPEHGEPGYVNYSCLHYCLQSGLLEQNPGAHTGYEDEKVQLAFTVTDLKGRSLQLVSDPHDRQSVRVEQLTLDFEYLINEVIRRDAAWASQFCSFSDYDVVILEVCPETNTVIISIGLLLLAFSPSEHCRPNTYHSNLQVSWDLNTGVCCTVGVGDLTEVKGQTSGRVWSSYRKSCVNTLMKKWLIPESSSRYINRLTNEGLHTGTSLQVLADSDRCTWIVL is encoded by the exons ATGGCGCCCAGTGCGAAATCAGGACAGAATGATAGCAAGCACAAAACACAAAGAAGATACAAAGACCACATCGTAAAATGTCTTGTGCGAGGGAAG CTTTCAGGACACTTTCCTCAGCATCAGTTCAGAAAACTCGCTCCTCGTGTATGTATTCCATTAAAGAATATTGTCAATGAGGAATTCCTAAGAGCAGG GCATATCTTTCTCGGCTTCACCAAGTGTGGCCGCTATATTCTGTCCTACACCAGGGATTGTGGTGAAGATGATGATTTCTCTTTCTACACCTACCATTTATATTGGTGGGAGTTCAATCTTCACAGTAGACttaagcag GTCCAACATGTCCAACTGTTTGCAGGCGAGGAAATCTACAATGACCTTTATCTGACTGTGTGCGGATGGCCGTATGACCAGTCTAAAATTGTCATCTTTGGTTTTAA CTCTCTCCTGATGAACTTGATGAGCGCCGAGAACTACAGAGATATCTACATTACCATCGCCTCCATGCCGTCCCCGCATTCTTGTCAAGCCTGCTGTCCACTAGCCTCGGCGCCATCGGCGAGCAATG GGAGTGGCGGGTGTCTGGAGCATGGTTACGTCCTCAACAGCAGGTATCAGGTGGTGTACCCCTTCCCCACCTTCCAGCCTGCTTTCCATCTGAAGAAGGACCAGGTCATCCTGTTGAACACGAGCTATTCTCTGGTGGCGTGTGCGATATCGCTGTgccgag GAAAAGAGGGCAAGTCGTCACAGATTCTTTACACAAAGCGAGCATCTTTGTCACATTGTTCGTCCACATCGGCCTCTCCTGACACTTCAGCGGGGTCTCCCGAGAGACAATCAACGGAAAGCAAATTAGTGCCGACTCCCCTCTCTCCCCGCCAATCCCAAACTGTGATGCGAGCACGGGAATTTGCAGCCGACCTCTTTCGACGGGCTCagggcggcgggggcggcggaAAAGAAGGCCCATCCAAAGTAACGGTAGTAAACGATCGGCAAGAGCGACCGGATTGCCCCCGAATGACGCAGGTAGAAAAGCAAAGTTGCTCAACAGAGAAATTAACAATTGGACAGAGCTCCGCGCAGTCGTCAGAAGAAACGCCGTGTCTGGCGTCCTCCTCAACGTTGCCTTCACCTCCTCCCACGCCATCTACGTCTCAGGAGCCAGAACACGGCGAGCCTGGATATGTTAACTACTCGTGTTTGCACTACTGTCTCCAGTCGGGCTTATTGGAGCAGAATCCGGGGGCCCACACAG GTTACGAAGATGAAAAAGTACAGCTGGCGTTCACAGTCACCGATCTCAAAGGGCGGAGCCTGCAACTGGTCAGCGACCCACACGACAGACAG aGCGTACGTGTGGAGCAGCTGACTCTGGACTTTGAATATCTCATTAATGAGGTGATCAGGAGAGATGCGGCATGGGCGTCACAGTTCTGCTCTTTCAGCGATTACGACGTGGTCATTTTAGAG GTGTGTCCAGAGACCAACACGGTCATCATCAGCATCGGCCTGCTGTTATTGGCCTTTTCTCCCTCAGAGCATTGCAG GCCCAATACATACCATTCAAACCTGCAAGTCAGTTGGGACCTAAACACTGGTGTGTGTTGCACTGTGGGTGTCGGTGACCTGACAGAAGTCAAAGGTCAAACCAG CGGGCGCGTGTGGAGCTCTTACAGAAAGTCGTGCGTGAACACACTGATGAAGAAGTGGCTCATTCCCGAAAGCAGCTCGCGCTACATCAACCGTTTGACCAACGAAGGATTACATACAG GAACTTCGCTTCAAGTATTGGCCGATAGCGACAGATGTACTTGGATTGTTCTGTGA
- the dcaf15 gene encoding DDB1- and CUL4-associated factor 15 isoform X2, translating into MAPSAKSGQNDSKHKTQRRYKDHIVKCLVRGKLSGHFPQHQFRKLAPRVCIPLKNIVNEEFLRAGHIFLGFTKCGRYILSYTRDCGEDDDFSFYTYHLYWWEFNLHSRLKQVQHVQLFAGEEIYNDLYLTVCGWPYDQSKIVIFGFKLKSCLHTRCNLFSSLLMNLMSAENYRDIYITIASMPSPHSCQACCPLASAPSASNGSGGCLEHGYVLNSRYQVVYPFPTFQPAFHLKKDQVILLNTSYSLVACAISLCRGKEGKSSQILYTKRASLSHCSSTSASPDTSAGSPERQSTESKLVPTPLSPRQSQTVMRAREFAADLFRRAQGGGGGGKEGPSKVTVVNDRQERPDCPRMTQVEKQSCSTEKLTIGQSSAQSSEETPCLASSSTLPSPPPTPSTSQEPEHGEPGYVNYSCLHYCLQSGLLEQNPGAHTGYEDEKVQLAFTVTDLKGRSLQLVSDPHDRQSVRVEQLTLDFEYLINEVIRRDAAWASQFCSFSDYDVVILEVCPETNTVIISIGLLLLAFSPSEHCRPNTYHSNLQVSWDLNTGVCCTVGVGDLTEVKGQTSGRVWSSYRKSCVNTLMKKWLIPESSSRYINRLTNEGLHTGTSLQVLADSDRCTWIVL; encoded by the exons ATGGCGCCCAGTGCGAAATCAGGACAGAATGATAGCAAGCACAAAACACAAAGAAGATACAAAGACCACATCGTAAAATGTCTTGTGCGAGGGAAG CTTTCAGGACACTTTCCTCAGCATCAGTTCAGAAAACTCGCTCCTCGTGTATGTATTCCATTAAAGAATATTGTCAATGAGGAATTCCTAAGAGCAGG GCATATCTTTCTCGGCTTCACCAAGTGTGGCCGCTATATTCTGTCCTACACCAGGGATTGTGGTGAAGATGATGATTTCTCTTTCTACACCTACCATTTATATTGGTGGGAGTTCAATCTTCACAGTAGACttaagcag GTCCAACATGTCCAACTGTTTGCAGGCGAGGAAATCTACAATGACCTTTATCTGACTGTGTGCGGATGGCCGTATGACCAGTCTAAAATTGTCATCTTTGGTTTTAA ATTGAAATCCTGTTTGCATACTCGGTGCAACCTGTTCAGCTCTCTCCTGATGAACTTGATGAGCGCCGAGAACTACAGAGATATCTACATTACCATCGCCTCCATGCCGTCCCCGCATTCTTGTCAAGCCTGCTGTCCACTAGCCTCGGCGCCATCGGCGAGCAATG GGAGTGGCGGGTGTCTGGAGCATGGTTACGTCCTCAACAGCAGGTATCAGGTGGTGTACCCCTTCCCCACCTTCCAGCCTGCTTTCCATCTGAAGAAGGACCAGGTCATCCTGTTGAACACGAGCTATTCTCTGGTGGCGTGTGCGATATCGCTGTgccgag GAAAAGAGGGCAAGTCGTCACAGATTCTTTACACAAAGCGAGCATCTTTGTCACATTGTTCGTCCACATCGGCCTCTCCTGACACTTCAGCGGGGTCTCCCGAGAGACAATCAACGGAAAGCAAATTAGTGCCGACTCCCCTCTCTCCCCGCCAATCCCAAACTGTGATGCGAGCACGGGAATTTGCAGCCGACCTCTTTCGACGGGCTCagggcggcgggggcggcggaAAAGAAGGCCCATCCAAAGTAACGGTAGTAAACGATCGGCAAGAGCGACCGGATTGCCCCCGAATGACGCAGGTAGAAAAGCAAAGTTGCTCAACAGAGAAATTAACAATTGGACAGAGCTCCGCGCAGTCGTCAGAAGAAACGCCGTGTCTGGCGTCCTCCTCAACGTTGCCTTCACCTCCTCCCACGCCATCTACGTCTCAGGAGCCAGAACACGGCGAGCCTGGATATGTTAACTACTCGTGTTTGCACTACTGTCTCCAGTCGGGCTTATTGGAGCAGAATCCGGGGGCCCACACAG GTTACGAAGATGAAAAAGTACAGCTGGCGTTCACAGTCACCGATCTCAAAGGGCGGAGCCTGCAACTGGTCAGCGACCCACACGACAGACAG aGCGTACGTGTGGAGCAGCTGACTCTGGACTTTGAATATCTCATTAATGAGGTGATCAGGAGAGATGCGGCATGGGCGTCACAGTTCTGCTCTTTCAGCGATTACGACGTGGTCATTTTAGAG GTGTGTCCAGAGACCAACACGGTCATCATCAGCATCGGCCTGCTGTTATTGGCCTTTTCTCCCTCAGAGCATTGCAG GCCCAATACATACCATTCAAACCTGCAAGTCAGTTGGGACCTAAACACTGGTGTGTGTTGCACTGTGGGTGTCGGTGACCTGACAGAAGTCAAAGGTCAAACCAG CGGGCGCGTGTGGAGCTCTTACAGAAAGTCGTGCGTGAACACACTGATGAAGAAGTGGCTCATTCCCGAAAGCAGCTCGCGCTACATCAACCGTTTGACCAACGAAGGATTACATACAG GAACTTCGCTTCAAGTATTGGCCGATAGCGACAGATGTACTTGGATTGTTCTGTGA